The Ciona intestinalis unplaced genomic scaffold, KH HT000068.2, whole genome shotgun sequence genome contains a region encoding:
- the LOC101242203 gene encoding sushi, von Willebrand factor type A, EGF and pentraxin domain-containing protein 1 isoform X39 → MWNPLAVVIVVCLLLLEVSAYPHCGVSHLSRRPCGRPAIDRFNCLQRGCCYDRNAVHINIRCYYKASTLSFGNQVIGPSTTPTSTPVTTQTTSAAPSASQLIMQSLALITSNGADYTTALALLAREILGTNVYSTIEFAQKYGDDYLLLQIISAAEGKSPPNQAKLLHHGGENGYPGSQVLSQCSPQNRNNTCGNPFYTTRSSCLRWNCCWDFASRSCYHSTNNIIYMRRRCPPGFTNPPKCIEINECLSNPCMNNGVCVDKINGYKCICPISPAGPNCEIYCATPQSPRNGAVTPVKQFYNANDIVRYSCNVGYDLFGRSENVCTRSGQWSTSTPHCLEACGKPTDIANGRYSPVLTPPYYKINQVVTYACDANYVLQGSPVIICQINGQFTQTRASCIPVVVKCSNPPALLNGQFISAIEYAVNAQVRYTCNTGYRLDNSDVITCQTSGQFTSLTAVCTKVCTTPPTLANGDFTVKNNANQYDINTVLTYTCNSGYRLDNSPTITCQASGQFTALTAVCTRVIKCTNPPALMNGLYSPQQNSYSVNDVITYTCNNGYKINNSPTITCQASGQFTALAATCTKVCSTPPTLANGDFTVKNNANQYDINTVLTYTCNGGYRLDNSPTITCQASGKFTALAATCTKVCSTPPTLANGDFTVKNNANQYDINTVLTYTCNSGYRLEKSPSITCQASGKFTSLGAVCTKVCTTPPTLANGDFTVKNNANQYDINTVLTYTCNSGYRLDNSPTATCQASGQFTKLTAVCTKVCSTPPTLTNGDFTVKNKANQYDINTVLTYTCNGGYRLDKSPTITCQASGKFTSLGAVCTRVCTTPPTLANGDFTVKNNANQYDINTVLTYTCNSGYRLEKSPTVTCQASGKFTSLAAVCTTVCSTPPTLANGRFTVKNNANQYDINTVLTYTCNSGYRLDNSATITCQASGQFTSLAATCTKVCSTPPTLANGDFTVKNNANQYDINTVLTYVCNSGYRLDNSATITCQASGKFTALAATCTKVCTTPPTLANGDFTVKNNANQYDINTVLTYTCNSGYRLDNSATVTCQASGQFTALAATCTKVCTTPPTLANGDFTVKNNANQYDINTVLTYTCNSGYRLDNSATVTCQASGQFTSLAATCTKVCSTPPTLANGDFTVKNNANQYDINTVLTYTCNSGYRLDNSATVTCQASGQFSSLAATCTKVCSTPPTLANGDFTVKNNANQYDINTILTYTCNSGYRLDNSATVTCQASGQFTSLAATCTKVCLAPPVLSNGEFTPINNPAYYNINSQVTYTCNSGYRLDNSPTITCQASGQFTALAATCTKVCLAPPTLTNGQFSPVNTPAQYDINAVLTYTCNAGYKLENSPTITCQSTGQFTALSATCTRVCTTPPTLANGDFTVKANQYDINTVLTYTCNSGYRLDNSATATCQASGQFTTLTAVCTKVCSTPPALTNGDFTVKNNANQYDINTVLTYTCNSGYRLDNSATVTCQASGQFTTLTAVCTKVCSTPPTLANGDFTVKNNANQYDINTVLTYTCNSGYRLDNSATVTCQASGQFTSLAAVCTKVCSTPPTLANGDFTVKNNANQYDINTVLTYTCNSGYRLDNSATITCQASGQFTSLAATCTRVCSTPPTLANGDFTVKANQYDINTVLTYTCNSGYRLDNSATVTCQASGQFTSLAATCTKVCSTPPTLANGDFTVKNNANQYDINTVLTYTCNSGYRLDNSATVTCQASGQFTSLAATCTKVCTTPPTLANGDFTVKNNANQYDINTVLTYTCNSGYRLDNSATVTCQASGQFTSLAATCTRVCLTPPTLANGDFTVKNNANQYDINTVLTYTCNSGYRLDNSATVTCQASGQFTALTAVCTRVCSTPPTLANGDFTVKNNANQYDINTVLTYTCNSGYRLDNSATITCQASGQFTAFTAVCTKVCTTPPTLANGDFTVKNNANQYDINTVLTYTCNSGYRLDNSATVTCQASGQFTSLAAVCTLICGEPPIPANGVYAVVKTPPIFNIGDQISYSCNNGFILQGTRVNTCFEHWFV, encoded by the exons ATGTGGAATCCATTGGcggttgttattgttgtgtgTTTATTACTATTAGAAGTTTCAGCTTACCCGCATTGTGGTGTCTCTCACTTATCACGAAGACCATGCGGTCGTCCAGCCATTGACCGGTTTAATTGCTTACAACG CGGTTGTTGCTACGACAGAAATGCGGTTCATATCAATATTCGGTGTTATTATAAAG CTTCAACGCTCTCTTTCGGCAACCAAGTGATCGGGCCTTCAACAACACCAACATCAACACCGGTTACAACCCAAACCACATCGGCGGCTCCATCCGCAAGCCAACTAATCATGCAATCCCTCGCCTTGATTACTTCTAACGGCGCTGATTACACGACGGCGCTCGCGTTACTGGCGAGAG AGATTCTTGGAACGAATGTTTACAGTACGATAGAGTTTGCTCAAAAGTATGGAGACGATTATCTACTCTTGCAAATAATCA GTGCAGCAGAAGGAAAATCTCCCCCCAACCAAGCCA AGTTATTGCACCACGGCGGCGAAAATGGATATCCAGGAAGTCAAGTTCTTTCCCAATGCAGTCCACAGAACCGGAATAATACTTGCGGTAATCCTTTCTACACAACCAG atcGAGTTGCCTGCGATGGAACTGTTGTTGGGACTTCGCTTCAAGAAGTTGCTACCATTCCACGAATAACA TTATTTACATGAGACGTCGATGTCCACCTGGTTTTACAAACCCACCAAAATGCATTG aaataaatgaatgtttgTCAAACCCATGTATGAACAACGGTGTGTGTGTGGACAAGATTAATGGATATAAATGTATCTGCCCAATCTCCCCTGCTGGTCCAAATTGTGAAATAt ATTGCGCTACACCCCAAAGTCCCAGAAATGGAGCTGTGACCCCAGTTAAGCAGTTTTACAACGCAAACGATATTGTAAGATATTCGTGTAATGTTGGATACGATTTATTTGGAAGATCAGAAAATGTTTGCACAAGAAGTGGGCAGTGGTCGACTTCAACACCCCACTGCTTGGAAG CTTGTGGCAAACCAACCGATATCGCAAATGGTCGATACTCTCCTGTATTAACCCCACCATACTACAAGATCAACCAAGTTGTAACATATGCTTGTGATGCAAACTATGTACTGCAAGGATCTCCTGTTATTATATGCCAGATAAATGGACAATTCACGCAAACACGAGCTTCTTGCATACCag ttgttGTAAAATGTAGCAACCCACCAGCATTGTTAAATGGACAGTTTATTTCTGCAATTGAATACGCTGTCAATGCACAAGTGAGGTATACTTGTAATACTGGTTATAGACTTGATAACAGCGATGTTATTACGTGTCAAACTAGTGGACAGTTCACTTCACTCACTGCTGTCTGTACTAAAg tttgtaCAACACCACCTACACTGGCCAATGGGGATTTTACTGTGAAGAATAATGCAAACCAATATGATATCAACACTGTATTAACATATACATGCAACAGTGGTTATCGACTGGATAACAGCCCAACAATTACATGTCAAGCTAGTGGACAATTTACTGCTTTAACTGCCGTTTGTACTAGAG TTATAAAATGCACCAACCCTCCTGCACTGATGAATGGACTATACAGCCCACAACAGAATTCATACAGTGTGAATGATGTTATCACGTACACTTGTAATAATGGGTACAAGATTAACAATAGTCCAACCATAACATGCCAAGCTAGTGGACAATTTACTGCACTTGCTGCCACTTGTACTAAAG TTTGTTCAACACCACCTACACTGGCCAATGGAGATTTTACTGTGAAGAATAATGCAAACCAATATGATATCAACACTGTATTAACATATACATGCAACGGTGGTTATCGACTAGATAACAGTCCAACAATTACATGTCAAGCTAGTGGAAAATTTACTGCACTTGCGGCTACTTGTACTAAAG TCTGTTCAACACCACCTACACTGGCCAATGGAGATTTTACTGTGAAGAATAATGCAAACCAATATGATATCAACACTGTATTAACATATACATGCAACAGTGGTTATCGACTGGAAAAGAGTCCATCAATAACATGTCAAGCTAGTGGAAAATTTACTTCACTTGGAGCAGTTTGCACTAAAG tttGTACAACCCCACCTACACTGGCCAATGGAGATTTTACTGTGAAGAATAATGCAAACCAATATGATATCAACACTGTATTAACATATACatgcaacagtggttataGACTGGATAACAGTCCAACAGCAACATGTCAAGCTAGTGgacaatttacaaaattaactgCTGTATGTACTAAAG TCTGTTCAACACCACCTACACTTACCAATGGAGATTTTACTGTGAAGAATAAAGCAAACCAATATGATATCAACACTGTATTAACATATACATGCAACGGTGGTTATCGACTAGATAAGAGTCCAACAATAACATGTCAAGCTAGTGGAAAATTTACTTCACTTGGAGCAGTTTGTACACGTG TTTGTACAACCCCACCTACACTGGCCAATGGAGATTTTACTGTGAAGAATAATGCAAACCAATATGATATCAACACTGTATTAACATATACATGCAACAGTGGTTATCGACTGGAAAAGAGTCCAACAGTAACATGTCAAGCTAGTGGAAAATTTACTTCACTTGCAGCTGTTTGTACAACag TATGTTCAACGCCACCTACATTAGCCAATGGACGTTTTACTGTGAAGAATAATGCAAACCAATATGATATCAACACTGTATTAACATATACATGCAACAGTGGTTATCGATTGGATAACAGTGCAACAATAACATGTCAAGCTAGTGGCCAATTTACTTCGCTTGCAGCTACTTGTACTAAag TTTGTTCAACACCACCTACACTGGCCAATGGAGATTTTACTGTGAAGAACAATGCAAACCAATATGATATCAACACTGTATTAACATATGTATGCAACAGTGGTTATCGACTGGATAACAGTGCAACAATAACATGTCAAGCTAGTGGAAAATTTACTGCACTTGCAGCTACTTGTACAAAAG TTTGTACAACACCACCTACACTGGCCAATGGAGATTTTACTGTGAAGAATAATGCAAACCAATATGATATCAACACTGTATTAACATATACATGCAACAGTGGTTATCGATTGGATAACAGTGCAACAGTAACATGTCAAGCTAGTGGACAATTTACTGCATTAGCAGCTACTTGTACAAAAG TTTGTACAACACCACCTACACTGGCCAATGGAGATTTTACTGTGAAGAATAATGCAAACCAATATGATATCAACACTGTATTAACATATACATGCAACAGTGGTTATCGACTGGATAACAGTGCAACAGTAACATGTCAAGCTAGTGGACAATTTACTTCACTTGCAGCTACTTGTACTAAAG TTTGTTCAACACCACCTACACTGGCCAATGGAGATTTTACTGTGAAGAATAATGCAAACCAATATGATATCAACACTGTATTAACATATACATGCAACAGTGGTTATCGACTGGATAACAGTGCAACAGTAACATGTCAAGCTAGTGGACAATTTTCTTCACTTGCAGCTACTTGTACtaaag TTTGTTCAACACCACCTACACTGGCCAATGGAGATTTTACTGTGAAGAATAATGCAAATCAATATGATATCAACACTATATTAACATATACATGCAACAGTGGTTATCGACTGGATAACAGTGCAACAGTAACATGTCAAGCTAGTGGTCAATTTACTTCACTTGCAGCTACTTGTACGAAAG TTTGTCTTGCACCTCCTGTCCTGAGTAATGGAGAGTTTACTCCGATTAACAATCCTGCATATTATAACATTAACTCgcaagttacatatacatgCAACAGTGGTTATCGACTAGATAACAGTCCAACAATAACATGTCAAGCTAGTGGACAATTTACTGCTCTTGCTGCAACTTGTACTAAAG TATGCTTGGCACCACCCACTTTGACAAATGGACAGTTCAGTCCTGTGAATACACCAGCTCAATATGATATCAATGCTGTGCTAACCTACACATGCAACGCCGGGTATAAACTGGAAAACTCACCCACCATAACATGCCAAAGCACTGGGCAGTTCACTGCACTATCAGCTACTTGTACAAGAG TATGTACAACACCACCTACACTGGCCAATGGAGATTTTACTGTGAAGGCAAACCAATATGATATTAACACTGTATTGACATATACATGCAACAGTGGTTATCGACTGGATAACAGTGCAACAGCAACATGTCAAGCTAGTGGACAATTTACAACATTAACTGCTGTTTGCACAAAAG TCTGTTCAACACCACCTGCACTGACCAATGGAGATTTTACTGTGAAGAATAATGCAAACCAATATGATATTAACACTGTATTAACATATACATGCAACAGTGGTTATCGACTGGATAACAGTGCAACAGTAACATGTCAAGCTAGTGGGCAATTTACTACATTAACTGCTGTTTGTACCAAag TTTGTTCAACACCACCTACACTGGCCAATGGAGATTTTACTGTGAAGAATAATGCAAACCAATATGATATCAACACTGTATTAACATATACATGCAACAGTGGTTATCGACTGGATAACAGTGCAACAGTAACATGCCAAGCTAGTGGACAATTTACTTCGCTTGCAGCTGTTTGTACTAAAG TTTGTTCAACACCACCTACACTGGCCAATGGAGATTTTACTGTGAAGAATAATGCAAACCAATATGATATCAACACTGTATTAACATATACATGCAACAGTGGTTATCGACTGGATAACAGTGCCACAATTACATGTCAAGCTAGTGGACAATTTACTTCGTTGGCAGCTACTTGTACCAGAG TATGTTCAACACCACCCACACTGGCCAATGGAGATTTTACTGTGAAGGCAAACCAATATGATATTAACACTGTATTAACATATACATGCAACAGTGGTTATCGACTGGATAACAGTGCAACAGTAACATGTCAAGCTAGTGGACAATTTACTTCACTTGCAGCTACTTGTACTAAAG TTTGTTCAACACCACCTACACTGGCCAATGGAGATTTTACTGTGAAGAATAATGCAAACCAATATGATATCAACACTGTATTAACATATACATGCAACAGTGGTTATCGACTGGATAACAGTGCAACAGTAACATGTCAAGCTAGTGGACAATTTACCTCGCTTGCAGCTACTTGTACTAAAG tttgtacAACACCACCTACACTGGCCAATGGAGATTTTACTGTAAAGAATAATGCAAACCAATATGATATCAACACTGTATTAACATATACATGCAACAGTGGTTATCGACTGGATAACAGTGCAACAGTAACATGTCAAGCTAGTGGACAATTTACTTCACTTGCAGCTACTTGTACCAGAG TTTGTTTAACACCACCTACACTGGCCAATGGAGATTTTACTGTGAAGAATAATGCAAACCAATATGATATCAACACTGTATTAACATATACATGCAACAGTGGTTATCGACTGGATAACAGTGCAACAGTAACATGTCAAGCTAGTGGGCAATTTACTGCTTTAACTGCTGTTTGTACAAgag TTTGTTCAACACCACCTACACTGGCCAATGGAGATTTTACTGTGAAGAATAATGCAAACCAATATGATATCAACACTGTATTAACATATACATGCAACAGTGGTTATCGACTGGATAACAGTGCAACAATAACATGTCAAGCTAGTGGACAATTTACTGCTTTTACTGCTGTCTGCACTAAAG TTTGTACAACACCACCTACACTGGCCAATGGGGATTTTACTGTGAAGAATAATGCAAACCAATATGATATCAACACTGTATTAACATATACATGCAACAGTGGTTATCGACTGGATAACAGTGCAACAGTAACATGTCAAGCTAGTGGACAATTTACTTCACTTGCAGCTGTTTGTACATTAA tttgtgGTGAACCACCTATACCAGCCAATGGAGTTTACGCTGTTGTTAAAACTCCCCCAATATTCAACATTGGAGACCAGATATCTTACTCATGTAACAACGGATTCATCTTGCAAGGCACAAGAGTAAATACATGCTTTGAACACTGGTTTGTTTGA